GAGGATGGACGATCACTTGGCAAGGTGAATCTGGTGATATTACTGATGGGACAACTATTGTTGAAGGGATAAAAGAAGTAGCTTCTAATAAAACTGTTACGTACGATGTTAATGGCAAGGGTGCTGCCGGGTATGATGTGGCACTTGTCGTTATTGGTGAAGAACCTTACGCAGAAACTGATGGTGACACGAATGACCTTAATTTAAAGCAAGTTGACCTAGAAACGATACAAAATATTCGTACAGAAGATCCTAATATCCCAATTATTGTAATACTTGTAGCTGGTAGACCTATGATTGTAACAGAGCAAATGGATGATTGGTCAGGCTTAGTTGCTGCTTGGCTCCCTGGGACTGAAGGTGCAGGCGTAGCAGATGTACTGTTTGGTGATAAAGACTTTACCGGTAAGCTCCCTATTAGCTGGCCAACTCATTTAGATGCTTATGACAATCGTGACAAGTTTGATGAGTATATTTTATTTGACTACGGCTTTGGCTTAAGTAAGTCAGAGGTGACACCTTAGTTAAGTGACTAAACGAAGAGAATTAACTGTCTGAGCTACGATAATTGCTCAGACAAATGATTAAATACTAACTCAAAAAAGCACCTTGCAGGCGGTGCTTTTTGAGTATCATTTTATGAGTCTCTCAATGAGAATTTGAATCCATTCTGTAAATATAGATTCAATATCGCTATACTCAAAATCGTTAGAGAAAACAAGCCTTTGCAATTGCTCAGGTAAAAGGTGTAGCTTTTGCCTAAGTTCTGCATTATCCATAGATTCATCATCAAGGAATATTAAATGTTTTTTGTGCTCTGATGTAACGAAAACACGTCCAGTATATTCTTTTCCGTTGATATATGTATAAATATGCCCTCTTGTATTAGGTCTACAGCGAATATGATTTCCTTTTAATTTAAGGAGTGAGTGTTCAAAGGAAGCCAATTGAGTTTTACTTATATAAAACTCCTCCAAAAAATACTTATTTTCGGTATGTCTCTCACTATGTACATCAAAAACGTCATAGATTAACTTTATCTCTGGATTGCTAGAGATATTTTTATTTACGTTATTATAGAATTTTTTAAAAGGCATTAATTGATCTTTTAGTAAAAAATCGATATTGCTATGATCCAAACTACAGCCATAGCTTAGTATAAATACAGTTTCCAATGATTTTTTCCCCCAGTGCAGCTACTGATATCAACTAGTTTAAGCATATCATCGTGTTTAGAAATAGTACACAGAAGCTAAGTAAGAAAGAGCCCCATCTGTATAGATGGAGCTTTAATTTAAGAAGCTTTTACTTTTTCGTTCTTTTTATCTCTTTCAATCTTGCCACTTCCTACCGATAGTGCAACGATTATTCCAAGACCAATGAAGATCAGACCTGTTAAGAAGACGGTGGAAAAGGATTGTGTCCACACTGATTGAATAGTGTTAACAACTATATTACTTACATCTTCTGGCATGTCAGGTGTCATAGGTGCAAGCATGGTTTTAAGTAAATCATCTGTTTTTCCAACTAAGCTATCGAGAATACCAGAAGCAACTTGATTAGTTTCAGTTGAAGCTGCAGCAGCTAACTTTGTTTCGATTGATTTATTCATCACCGCATTTAAAACGGTGATCCCGATTGTTCCGCCAATTGAACGGAAAAAGGTTGAGGCTGAAGTAACAGCACCTAGTCGAGATTTAGGAAATTCATTTTGGACAGCAATCATAAGTGTTGGCATGACAAGCCCCATTCCAAACCCCATGACAATCATATAACCATATGCTATAAATTGATTCGATTCTACTCCCATCGTACTCATTAGATAAAATCCAGTCATCGTAATTGCCATGCCAGCAGTTAATACTGTACGGTAGCGAAGGCGAAGCAGTAATCTTCCTCCGATAATACTTGCAACGATAAGGGAGATCATCATTGGCGTCATTGTAGATCCAGCTTCTGTTGGGCTCACACCAAAAATATATTGCATAAACATTGGAACGAACATAATTGCTCCGAACATTCCTAAGCCTAATAAGAAACCTAAACCACTTGTTGTTGCAAAGACACGGTTTTTAAATAACTGTAAATCTAATATTGGCTCCTTCGCCTTTCTTTCAATAAATATGAAAATAATGAGTAATATTAATGAACTGCCAAATATGATATAACTAGTACTTGAAGCCCAATCAAATTTATCTCCACCAAATGTTAAACCTAGTAGTAGCAGTATAACAGATGGAATTAATGTGAAAATCCCTAAAAAGTCGATATTTACTTTTTCTTTCCTTGAAAAATCCTCTTGCTTTAAGCCGATAAAAATGAGTACAGCTGATAGTATTCCAAATGGGACATTAATGAGAAAAATCCAGTGCCAGCTAATTGTATCGACGATAAATCCACCAATGAATGGCCCAATGACTGAGCTTAAGCCGAAGATAGCCCCAAAAACACCTTGCCATTTAGCACGTTGTTCGGCTGTGAAAATATCACCAACGATTGTTTGTGATAACGGCATAATCATACCGCCGCCAATTCCTTGTATTCCTCGATAAATAATAAGTTGCTCCATAGATGAAGCAGTGGCACAGAGTGCCGAACCTATCATGAAGATAATAACTCCTAACAAATATAAGCCTCTTCTACCGTATAAGTCGGCTAGCTTACCTACAATTGGAATGACTGTTGTCGAAGTGATTAAATAAGCTGTTGTCACCCATGCAAATATTGAAAAACCATTTAG
This region of Cytobacillus sp. IB215665 genomic DNA includes:
- a CDS encoding MDR family MFS transporter → MFFSALEQTVVGTAMPTIIHELNGFSIFAWVTTAYLITSTTVIPIVGKLADLYGRRGLYLLGVIIFMIGSALCATASSMEQLIIYRGIQGIGGGMIMPLSQTIVGDIFTAEQRAKWQGVFGAIFGLSSVIGPFIGGFIVDTISWHWIFLINVPFGILSAVLIFIGLKQEDFSRKEKVNIDFLGIFTLIPSVILLLLGLTFGGDKFDWASSTSYIIFGSSLILLIIFIFIERKAKEPILDLQLFKNRVFATTSGLGFLLGLGMFGAIMFVPMFMQYIFGVSPTEAGSTMTPMMISLIVASIIGGRLLLRLRYRTVLTAGMAITMTGFYLMSTMGVESNQFIAYGYMIVMGFGMGLVMPTLMIAVQNEFPKSRLGAVTSASTFFRSIGGTIGITVLNAVMNKSIETKLAAAASTETNQVASGILDSLVGKTDDLLKTMLAPMTPDMPEDVSNIVVNTIQSVWTQSFSTVFLTGLIFIGLGIIVALSVGSGKIERDKKNEKVKAS